One window from the genome of bacterium encodes:
- a CDS encoding FAD-dependent oxidoreductase: MKSEAQAVVIGGGVVGCSVLYHLTKAGWTDVMLVERLELAAGSSWHAAGGIHTHNGSVDLAALQRYTVELYPEVERISGQDCGLHLTGGLQLADSPAWMDWLRTVHARGRYLGMETELISVREAAEIFPLMDPALFVGAMWDRHEGHVDPSGVVRAYAGAAEVGGATVVRNTMVEALSQRADGTWDVRTSRGDIHTEHVVNAGGLWGREVGRMVGLELPLLAMAHQYIVTEPVPAVAEHREATGKELPTVVDFGGEIYMREESGGILLGTYEQDHKPWSPRATPWSFGSELLPPEIDRIAPELEAGFTHYPALADAGIRNIVHGPFVFSPDGNPCIGPVKGIRNLWLAVGVMAGFCQAGGVGLALANWMAEGDPGLDVWAMDAARFGDWATIEYTNAKVRENYSRRFKITFPNEELPAARPLHTTPLYDRYTQASAVWGAAFGLEVPLWFQDRGREPVEEVTFRRSNAFPVVAAECAAVRGGVGMIEISGFAKYRVKGRDAVSWLDRILANNVPPPGRITLSPMLNHQGKLIGDFTVANLGNHYIVFGSGPAEDYHMRWFLSRIPPDCRVEVAPLGRTMVGLSIAGPASRHVLAAVADQDVGPDVLRFMDIKAMDLGMVPALVGRLTYTGDLGYEIWVGPEHLVALYEVLLDAGREHGIRDFGLRALDSLRLEKGFGSWAREYRPVYGPAEAGLSRFVALDKGEFVGDEAARRERERGPERRLVTMVVDAADADAVGDEPVWHGGEVVGWVTSGGYAHTVGCSVALGYVPSELAEPGQRFEIEILGKRRKATLQPAPLFDPQGVRMRS; this comes from the coding sequence TTGAAGTCGGAGGCTCAGGCCGTGGTGATCGGCGGCGGCGTGGTCGGCTGCTCCGTCCTCTACCACCTCACCAAGGCGGGCTGGACCGACGTGATGCTGGTCGAGCGTCTCGAGCTGGCCGCCGGATCGTCATGGCATGCGGCAGGAGGCATACACACGCACAACGGGAGCGTCGACCTAGCCGCCCTCCAGCGGTACACCGTCGAGCTGTATCCCGAGGTCGAGAGGATTTCCGGGCAGGACTGCGGTCTCCACTTGACCGGCGGTCTGCAGCTGGCCGACTCCCCCGCGTGGATGGACTGGCTGAGGACGGTGCACGCCAGGGGCCGGTACCTGGGGATGGAGACCGAGCTCATCTCCGTCCGGGAAGCGGCCGAGATCTTCCCGCTGATGGACCCGGCGCTCTTCGTGGGAGCCATGTGGGACCGGCACGAGGGCCATGTGGACCCGTCGGGGGTCGTGCGGGCCTACGCCGGGGCCGCGGAGGTGGGCGGCGCCACCGTGGTTCGCAACACGATGGTCGAAGCCCTATCGCAGCGTGCGGACGGCACCTGGGACGTCCGTACCAGCCGGGGAGACATCCACACCGAGCACGTGGTCAACGCGGGCGGGCTCTGGGGTCGCGAAGTAGGGCGGATGGTCGGCCTGGAACTGCCGCTGCTGGCCATGGCCCACCAGTACATCGTCACCGAACCCGTGCCCGCAGTCGCCGAGCACCGCGAGGCCACGGGGAAGGAGCTGCCCACCGTGGTCGACTTCGGCGGTGAGATCTACATGAGGGAGGAGTCCGGCGGCATCCTGTTGGGCACCTACGAACAGGATCACAAGCCGTGGTCCCCCCGGGCAACGCCGTGGAGCTTCGGAAGCGAGTTGTTACCACCGGAGATCGATCGGATCGCCCCCGAGCTCGAAGCGGGATTCACCCACTACCCCGCCCTGGCCGACGCCGGAATACGGAACATCGTGCACGGTCCGTTCGTCTTCTCCCCCGACGGCAACCCGTGTATCGGTCCGGTCAAGGGGATACGCAACCTCTGGCTGGCGGTGGGGGTCATGGCAGGCTTCTGCCAGGCCGGCGGAGTAGGCCTGGCCCTGGCCAACTGGATGGCAGAGGGGGATCCCGGGCTCGACGTGTGGGCGATGGACGCCGCCCGCTTCGGCGACTGGGCCACCATCGAGTACACGAACGCCAAGGTGCGCGAGAACTACTCGAGGCGGTTCAAGATCACCTTCCCGAACGAGGAACTGCCCGCAGCCCGGCCGCTCCACACCACCCCTCTCTACGACCGGTACACGCAGGCAAGTGCCGTGTGGGGCGCCGCGTTCGGACTCGAAGTGCCTCTGTGGTTCCAGGATCGCGGTAGGGAGCCCGTCGAGGAGGTTACGTTCCGTCGTTCCAACGCCTTCCCGGTGGTCGCCGCGGAGTGCGCCGCGGTCCGTGGCGGGGTGGGCATGATCGAGATTTCGGGGTTTGCCAAGTACCGGGTCAAGGGTCGGGATGCCGTGTCATGGCTCGACCGGATCCTCGCCAACAACGTCCCGCCGCCCGGCCGCATCACCCTCAGCCCGATGCTGAACCACCAGGGCAAGCTGATCGGCGACTTCACCGTTGCCAACCTCGGGAACCACTACATCGTGTTCGGCTCGGGTCCCGCCGAGGACTACCACATGCGCTGGTTCCTCTCCCGGATTCCCCCCGACTGCCGGGTAGAGGTCGCGCCGCTCGGACGGACGATGGTCGGACTGTCGATCGCCGGCCCGGCCTCGCGCCACGTGCTGGCGGCGGTCGCGGACCAGGACGTCGGCCCCGACGTCCTCCGCTTCATGGACATCAAGGCCATGGACCTCGGGATGGTCCCGGCGCTGGTCGGCAGGCTCACCTACACCGGAGACCTCGGATACGAGATCTGGGTGGGGCCGGAGCACCTCGTGGCCCTGTACGAGGTGCTGCTCGACGCCGGACGGGAACACGGGATCCGTGACTTCGGTCTCCGGGCCCTCGACTCGTTAAGGCTGGAGAAGGGATTCGGTTCCTGGGCCCGGGAGTACCGGCCGGTCTACGGCCCGGCGGAAGCGGGCCTGTCACGGTTCGTAGCCCTCGACAAGGGAGAATTCGTAGGGGATGAGGCCGCCCGGCGGGAGCGGGAGAGAGGTCCGGAGCGGCGGTTGGTCACGATGGTCGTCGACGCGGCCGATGCCGACGCAGTGGGTGACGAGCCGGTCTGGCATGGCGGCGAGGTGGTGGGCTGGGTGACATCGGGGGGCTACGCCCACACGGTGGGCTGCTCGGTCGCCCTCGGGTACGTACCGTCCGAGTTGGCCGAACCCGGGCAGCGCTTCGAGATCGAGATCCTCGGGAAACGGCGCAAGGCCACCCTGCAGCCCGCTCCCCTGTTCGATCCGCAAGGGGTCCGGATGCGTAGCTAG
- a CDS encoding ATP-binding protein: MANWLGRLWALRTLISTQMYIGIGAVVALTIAASFVGWVSFNRVGAAQARVESESLPEMEAAFRMAEYSRTLAAAAPRLVAAQPTEVDAISEEIRQAQQGFEDQILLLQRLARTEDHIQTYIPNAQAVFFQLLFNIDRIQGQLSQRHALVQRAEALRLLIIDLRSRLDDIIVPAIDDQLFYQLTGFRDLGEPPVSRTLYLSETEFNRYRHLASLKSEATLATQLLSSGLSVSDAAYIEPLQESFESTSGRLAISLGAIEGTDLHASLTPLFDQLLSTATTQGDGFDLLIEKLRLEESQDALLLHTTELAAQLTTEVDGLVTSANQAADAANQASDNAINTGRALLVTISILGVLAAFAISYGFVGRVLLRRIHILSARMRQMADGDLEGEVNIKGRDEVADMAAALEVFRRHALEVQRLNLVEKMAAELVEKNSQLEEVLSELERAQDQIVMQEKLAALGEVTAGVAHEIRNPLNFVKNFSEASEELLEELEEILEEDDLDEDEIAEIVEDLTDNLERIRRHSERANRIVQDMLMMGRGGGEWQTVDLNTVFNEHAQLAYHSARAVDPDFQLTIERDFDPDVGDMEAIPQDLGRVFLNMVGNSCQAVDFKRVSIQETPRDGTPYMPTVWLKTKRVGDRAQVIIRDNGDGIPEDVIDKIFNPFFTTKPTDKGTGLGLALSSDIVRTHGGAISVESEEGEFTQMTVDLPLRRPEGASEADQAYADRLIDEDDDDDEDDDYEDG, from the coding sequence GTGGCGAACTGGCTCGGTCGTCTCTGGGCGCTCCGCACCCTCATATCCACCCAGATGTACATCGGGATCGGAGCCGTCGTCGCTCTGACCATTGCGGCCAGCTTCGTCGGTTGGGTCTCGTTCAACCGGGTCGGCGCCGCCCAGGCCAGGGTGGAGAGCGAGAGCCTGCCCGAGATGGAGGCGGCGTTCCGGATGGCTGAGTACAGCCGGACCCTCGCCGCGGCAGCTCCCAGGCTGGTAGCCGCCCAGCCGACCGAGGTCGACGCCATATCCGAGGAGATCCGCCAGGCCCAGCAGGGCTTCGAGGATCAGATCCTCCTACTGCAAAGGCTGGCGAGAACCGAAGACCATATCCAGACCTACATCCCCAATGCGCAGGCGGTCTTCTTCCAGTTGCTGTTCAACATCGACCGGATCCAGGGACAGCTCTCCCAGCGTCACGCCCTCGTCCAGCGAGCCGAGGCGTTGAGGTTGCTGATAATCGACCTGCGCTCCCGGCTCGACGACATAATCGTCCCCGCCATCGACGACCAGTTGTTCTACCAGCTGACCGGGTTTCGCGATCTGGGCGAGCCGCCGGTCAGCCGGACCCTCTACCTGTCGGAGACCGAGTTCAACCGCTACCGCCACCTCGCGTCGCTCAAGTCGGAGGCCACGCTGGCGACCCAGCTGCTATCCAGCGGCCTGAGCGTCTCGGACGCGGCCTACATCGAACCCCTCCAGGAGAGCTTCGAATCCACCTCCGGGCGCCTGGCGATCAGCCTGGGCGCCATTGAGGGAACCGATCTGCATGCCTCGCTCACCCCCCTCTTCGATCAGCTGCTCAGTACGGCTACGACCCAGGGGGACGGCTTCGACCTCCTGATCGAGAAGCTCAGGCTGGAGGAGAGCCAGGACGCCCTGTTGCTCCACACGACCGAATTGGCCGCACAGTTGACGACGGAGGTCGATGGCCTGGTCACGTCCGCAAACCAGGCGGCCGACGCGGCCAACCAGGCATCCGACAACGCCATCAACACCGGCCGCGCCCTGCTGGTGACGATCAGCATCCTCGGCGTGCTCGCAGCCTTCGCCATCAGCTACGGCTTCGTCGGCCGGGTCCTGCTCCGCCGGATCCACATACTGTCGGCTCGCATGCGGCAGATGGCCGACGGGGACCTCGAAGGCGAGGTCAACATCAAGGGCCGGGACGAGGTGGCCGACATGGCCGCCGCCCTGGAGGTCTTCCGCCGCCACGCGCTCGAGGTTCAGCGCCTGAACCTGGTCGAGAAGATGGCCGCCGAGCTGGTCGAGAAGAACAGCCAGTTGGAGGAGGTCCTCTCCGAGCTGGAGCGGGCCCAGGACCAGATCGTGATGCAGGAGAAGCTGGCGGCGCTCGGTGAGGTCACCGCCGGGGTGGCCCACGAGATCCGCAACCCGCTGAACTTCGTGAAGAACTTCTCGGAGGCTTCCGAGGAACTGCTGGAGGAACTCGAGGAGATCCTCGAGGAGGACGACCTGGACGAGGACGAGATAGCCGAGATCGTCGAGGACCTGACCGACAACCTCGAACGGATCCGCCGGCACAGCGAGCGGGCCAACCGGATCGTGCAGGACATGCTGATGATGGGCCGGGGTGGTGGCGAGTGGCAGACCGTCGATCTCAACACCGTCTTCAACGAGCACGCCCAACTGGCCTACCACAGCGCCCGGGCTGTGGATCCCGACTTCCAGCTGACCATCGAGCGCGACTTCGATCCCGACGTGGGCGACATGGAGGCCATCCCGCAGGACTTGGGCCGGGTGTTCCTCAACATGGTCGGCAACTCCTGCCAGGCCGTCGACTTCAAGCGGGTGTCGATCCAGGAGACGCCCCGCGACGGCACGCCCTACATGCCCACCGTCTGGCTGAAGACCAAACGGGTCGGCGACCGGGCTCAGGTCATCATCCGCGACAACGGGGACGGCATCCCTGAGGACGTGATCGACAAGATCTTCAATCCCTTCTTCACCACCAAGCCCACCGACAAGGGCACCGGCCTGGGTCTGGCGCTCTCGAGCGACATCGTCCGGACGCACGGCGGAGCCATCTCGGTCGAGTCGGAGGAGGGAGAGTTCACGCAGATGACGGTCGACCTACCACTCAGACGGCCCGAGGGAGCGTCCGAAGCCGATCAGGCGTACGCGGACCGGTTGATCGACGAGGATGACGATGACGACGAGGATGACGACTACGAGGACGGGTGA
- a CDS encoding ABC transporter substrate-binding protein, whose product MDDQRVLFGQSAALSGPAQELGLEMSLGINAAFHEVNANGGVAGRRLELISLDDTYEPELAIANTLQLIEDEQVFALIGEVGTPTSRSATPVAAEADVPFVAPFTGAAFLRSESWTNIVNLRASYAQETEEMVARLTQDLEIDRIAIMYQDDSFGRTGLQGAQAALERRDMQPVSVGIYPRNTTAIKTGLIDLTLGNPDAVIVVGAYQPVAALIAWSRHIGFDPIFITISFVGSNALARELGPDGQGVFVTQVVPFPTDTSIPVVASYIDALAAYAPDASPSFVSLEGYLSGRLAIFGLEACGPEPTRACFLDSILNGGAMDIDGFPLNFGAGDNQGSDRVFLTFINSEGEYEPAQEIKRM is encoded by the coding sequence GTGGACGACCAGCGGGTCCTGTTCGGCCAGTCGGCTGCCCTCAGCGGCCCGGCCCAGGAACTGGGGCTGGAGATGAGCCTGGGGATCAACGCCGCCTTCCACGAGGTGAACGCGAACGGCGGGGTGGCTGGTCGCCGCCTCGAACTGATCAGCCTCGACGACACGTACGAACCGGAACTGGCCATCGCCAACACCCTCCAGCTCATCGAGGACGAGCAGGTATTCGCCCTGATAGGCGAGGTGGGAACCCCGACATCACGATCAGCCACGCCGGTGGCAGCCGAAGCGGATGTCCCCTTCGTAGCGCCCTTCACCGGAGCTGCTTTCCTCCGGTCCGAGAGTTGGACCAATATCGTCAACCTCAGGGCGTCCTACGCCCAGGAGACCGAGGAGATGGTGGCCCGCCTCACCCAGGACCTGGAGATCGATCGCATAGCGATCATGTACCAGGACGACTCGTTCGGCCGGACCGGACTGCAGGGCGCCCAGGCCGCACTAGAGCGCCGCGACATGCAGCCCGTGTCGGTGGGGATCTACCCTCGCAACACGACGGCCATCAAGACCGGCCTCATCGACCTCACCCTGGGCAACCCCGACGCGGTCATCGTGGTCGGCGCCTACCAGCCTGTGGCGGCCCTGATCGCCTGGTCCAGACACATCGGCTTCGATCCCATCTTCATCACCATCTCCTTCGTGGGAAGCAACGCCCTGGCGAGAGAGCTAGGCCCGGACGGCCAGGGCGTGTTCGTCACCCAGGTGGTCCCGTTCCCCACGGATACGTCCATACCGGTCGTGGCCTCATACATAGACGCCCTGGCGGCCTACGCCCCGGATGCCTCGCCCAGCTTCGTTTCCCTGGAGGGCTACCTGTCGGGACGGCTGGCCATCTTCGGCCTGGAGGCATGCGGACCCGAGCCGACGCGCGCCTGTTTCCTGGACAGCATCCTGAACGGCGGCGCCATGGACATCGACGGGTTCCCCCTCAACTTCGGCGCAGGTGACAACCAGGGCTCGGACCGCGTCTTCCTCACCTTCATCAACAGCGAAGGCGAGTACGAACCGGCCCAAGAGATCAAGAGGATGTAG
- a CDS encoding PLP-dependent aminotransferase family protein translates to MMTSEQHYATVARLSDSLSDETDKPRYRRLKDGLTRAIEQGELHGGEMLPSSRVLADHLDVSRNTVNRAYRELAVEGFVEPIERVGYVVNEGLGDGAAGGPERDGSSTPPRVRWDERLGAPAEGDAERTRPADWRSYPYPFVVGPGPEGFPIGSWTKAMRTALREEHRGTSLHNLDDQDDPLLVEQIRHIILPGRGIQATPDQILVTLGTQHGLHLVAEALIGAGSTVGIEDPGYPDARRMFLKQEAKLVPLPVDAFGVTAPHGLSGLDMVFVTPGRQFPTNVTMTIGRRRKLLAQAARDGALIVEDDYDSEYCYSRRPPPALKALDTTGRVVYVGSFSKFLAPGLRLGFVVADPVLIDHLRRLRHHMLRHPPGIIQRTTALMMEVGDYGRVIRRHRRVLRSKWQAINEAVDDLFPWPVRGTDGGMSLWVAGPEDLDAAALADRALDDGVVIEPGRSCFLGPDRPARYFQLGFAAIDREAIRPGIERLARFL, encoded by the coding sequence ATGATGACGTCTGAGCAGCATTACGCGACGGTGGCCCGCCTGTCCGACTCCCTGAGCGACGAGACGGATAAGCCGCGCTATCGCCGTCTCAAGGACGGGCTGACCAGGGCGATCGAGCAGGGGGAGCTCCATGGGGGTGAGATGCTCCCCTCGTCCCGGGTCCTGGCGGACCACCTGGACGTCTCCCGCAACACCGTGAACCGGGCCTACCGGGAGTTGGCCGTGGAGGGGTTCGTCGAGCCGATCGAACGGGTCGGTTATGTGGTGAACGAGGGGCTCGGTGACGGCGCGGCCGGTGGGCCGGAGAGGGATGGATCATCCACTCCGCCCCGGGTCCGTTGGGATGAGAGGTTGGGCGCCCCGGCCGAAGGCGATGCCGAACGGACCCGGCCGGCCGATTGGCGCTCCTACCCGTATCCGTTCGTGGTGGGTCCCGGTCCGGAGGGGTTCCCGATCGGTTCGTGGACCAAGGCCATGCGCACGGCGCTGCGCGAGGAACACCGAGGCACCAGCCTCCACAACCTGGACGACCAGGATGACCCGCTCCTCGTAGAGCAGATCCGGCACATCATCCTTCCCGGTAGGGGCATCCAGGCCACGCCGGACCAGATTCTGGTGACGCTGGGAACCCAGCACGGGCTCCATCTGGTCGCGGAGGCACTGATCGGAGCCGGATCCACGGTGGGCATCGAGGATCCCGGCTATCCCGACGCCCGGAGGATGTTCCTCAAGCAGGAGGCGAAGCTGGTGCCGTTGCCGGTCGACGCCTTCGGCGTGACCGCTCCGCATGGTCTGTCGGGGCTGGACATGGTGTTCGTCACCCCGGGCCGCCAATTCCCTACCAACGTGACGATGACGATCGGCCGTCGGCGAAAGCTGCTGGCCCAGGCTGCCCGGGACGGCGCGCTGATCGTGGAGGACGACTACGACTCGGAGTACTGCTACTCCCGACGGCCCCCGCCGGCCCTCAAAGCCCTGGACACGACGGGGCGGGTCGTCTACGTCGGGAGTTTCTCCAAGTTCCTGGCCCCCGGGCTGAGACTCGGATTCGTGGTGGCCGATCCCGTCCTGATCGACCATCTGCGCCGGCTGCGACATCACATGCTCAGGCACCCTCCGGGGATCATCCAGCGCACCACCGCCCTGATGATGGAGGTCGGCGATTACGGGAGGGTGATCAGAAGGCACCGCCGGGTGCTCAGGTCCAAGTGGCAGGCCATCAACGAGGCGGTGGACGACCTCTTTCCGTGGCCGGTTCGGGGCACCGACGGCGGGATGAGCCTGTGGGTGGCCGGACCGGAGGATCTGGACGCAGCCGCCCTCGCCGATCGGGCCCTGGATGACGGGGTGGTGATCGAACCGGGCCGATCCTGCTTCCTGGGCCCGGACCGTCCTGCTCGCTACTTCCAACTCGGGTTCGCCGCCATCGATCGGGAGGCGATTCGCCCGGGAATAGAGCGTCTGGCCCGGTTCCTCTGA
- the ald gene encoding alanine dehydrogenase, which produces MRIGIPTETKPDEHRVALTPAGVEALTGSGHQVLVQEGAGLGSYISDDDYARAGASIVDAATDVWSGAELIVKVKEPQEEELAYLSNDQILFTFLHLAAYPEVASALCGAHTTSVAYETVKLPGGVLPLLAPMSQIAGRMATQVGARFLERSGGGRGVLLSGVPGVEPAEVVVIGGGMAGANALRVAVGMGARVKVFDLNPARLREIDDLYRGAVTTLIANRADVRAAVLEADLVIGAVLLPGARAPRVLTAEDVRDMKPGSVVVDIAIDQGGCFETSRETRHSDPTYMIDEVVHYAVGNIPGAVPRTATFALAASTIPYVRLLADHGVDAAIEQRPELGEGLNTRGGFITNETVRAALGG; this is translated from the coding sequence GTGAGGATCGGGATACCCACCGAGACCAAGCCGGATGAGCACCGCGTAGCCCTCACGCCGGCCGGCGTCGAAGCCCTGACCGGGTCGGGTCATCAAGTGCTGGTGCAGGAGGGCGCCGGCCTGGGGTCGTACATCTCCGATGACGATTACGCCCGAGCGGGCGCCTCCATCGTCGACGCCGCTACCGATGTCTGGTCCGGGGCCGAGTTGATCGTGAAGGTCAAGGAGCCGCAGGAGGAGGAACTCGCTTACCTGTCCAACGACCAGATCCTGTTCACCTTCCTCCACCTGGCCGCCTATCCGGAGGTCGCCTCGGCGCTGTGTGGGGCACACACCACCTCGGTGGCGTACGAGACGGTGAAGCTCCCCGGCGGCGTCCTGCCCCTGCTGGCGCCGATGTCCCAGATAGCAGGGCGGATGGCCACCCAGGTCGGGGCCCGCTTTCTGGAGAGATCGGGTGGAGGCCGAGGCGTGCTCCTGAGCGGTGTTCCGGGTGTCGAGCCCGCCGAAGTGGTGGTGATCGGCGGCGGCATGGCCGGCGCCAACGCTCTCCGGGTGGCGGTGGGAATGGGCGCCAGAGTCAAGGTCTTCGACCTGAACCCGGCCCGCCTGCGGGAGATCGACGATCTGTATCGAGGCGCGGTGACAACCCTGATCGCCAACCGAGCCGATGTCCGGGCAGCGGTGCTGGAGGCCGACCTGGTCATCGGCGCGGTCCTGTTACCCGGCGCCCGAGCTCCCCGCGTGCTGACCGCCGAGGACGTGCGGGACATGAAGCCGGGCTCCGTGGTGGTCGACATCGCCATCGACCAGGGGGGCTGCTTCGAGACCTCGCGGGAGACCAGGCACTCCGACCCCACCTACATGATCGACGAGGTGGTGCACTACGCAGTCGGTAACATCCCCGGCGCCGTGCCCCGCACCGCCACCTTCGCCCTGGCCGCCTCCACCATTCCCTACGTCCGGTTGCTGGCCGATCATGGCGTCGACGCCGCCATCGAGCAGCGCCCGGAGCTGGGGGAGGGCCTCAACACCAGGGGCGGCTTCATCACCAACGAGACGGTAAGGGCCGCGCTCGGTGGGTGA
- a CDS encoding ATP-binding protein gives MASRSLALDFEQGTQETNAEMLESISAQIEGIGGEDEWSPRLLYLVQLCLEELALNAMTYGRQQGLSEFQVSITPGIEEIVIELHDNGAAFDPTKDAPIPDPDADMDDRPIGGLGIFLIREMVDDLAYRREEGWNHLTITIRRAQ, from the coding sequence ATGGCTTCGCGCTCGCTGGCGTTGGACTTCGAGCAGGGTACGCAGGAGACCAACGCGGAGATGCTCGAGAGTATCTCCGCTCAGATCGAAGGCATAGGGGGAGAGGACGAGTGGTCCCCCAGGTTGCTCTACCTGGTCCAGCTATGCCTGGAGGAGCTGGCGCTCAACGCGATGACCTACGGTCGGCAGCAGGGCTTGTCCGAGTTCCAGGTATCGATCACGCCCGGTATCGAGGAGATAGTGATCGAGCTGCATGACAACGGCGCTGCTTTCGACCCGACCAAGGACGCGCCGATCCCCGACCCCGACGCGGACATGGATGATCGACCGATAGGCGGTCTGGGAATCTTCCTCATCCGGGAGATGGTGGACGACCTTGCGTATCGAAGGGAAGAGGGTTGGAATCATCTGACCATCACCATAAGGCGCGCCCAATAG
- a CDS encoding aminotransferase class III-fold pyridoxal phosphate-dependent enzyme — MTSSPDLSHLLPHFTSAKYWRSGAAPVFARGEGCYLWDHAGNRYLDTLAGLFVVQIGHGRTDIAKAMSEQAEQLAFFPSWSATTPVTLEAALLITDLAPGDLDAVFFVSSGSEANESAIKFARQYQQAAGRPTKTGVISRIDSYHGTSMGALSATGLKPVREPFLPLLPGFTHVPNTLGYSDGVEAARVVEEEILRRGADQVGMVIAEPVQNGGGALVPPAGYWRELRRICDRYGVLLVADEVICGFGRLGAWFGSEVVDAEPDMITFAKGATSGYAPIGGVLVRRPLVDKVLDSTAGSFLHGATWGGHPVVMAAAVANITAMREERVIENVARNAPLFEARLHDLAEAHDQVLDVRGTGYLYALALGHSRKEGRDYSEEETKRAVYEALPKLALEAGLHLRVDDRGGAKIMLSPPLVATTTELDEMIAGVSQVLVQLAATI, encoded by the coding sequence ATGACTAGCTCGCCTGATCTCAGCCACCTCCTGCCGCACTTCACCAGCGCCAAGTACTGGCGCTCCGGCGCCGCCCCCGTGTTCGCCCGCGGTGAGGGCTGTTACCTCTGGGATCACGCCGGCAACAGGTACCTGGATACGCTGGCCGGGCTGTTCGTCGTCCAGATAGGGCACGGGAGGACTGACATAGCGAAGGCGATGAGCGAGCAGGCCGAGCAGCTTGCCTTCTTCCCCTCCTGGTCGGCCACCACACCTGTCACGCTCGAGGCCGCCTTGTTGATAACCGACCTGGCGCCGGGTGACCTCGACGCGGTCTTCTTCGTCAGCTCGGGCTCCGAGGCCAACGAATCAGCCATCAAGTTCGCCCGCCAGTACCAACAGGCCGCCGGCCGGCCTACCAAGACCGGCGTCATCTCGCGGATCGACTCGTATCACGGCACCAGCATGGGCGCACTCTCGGCCACCGGTCTGAAACCGGTCAGGGAGCCCTTCCTGCCCCTCCTGCCGGGCTTCACCCACGTGCCCAACACCCTCGGCTATTCGGACGGGGTGGAAGCCGCCCGAGTGGTCGAGGAGGAAATCCTGCGCCGGGGAGCGGATCAGGTGGGCATGGTCATCGCCGAACCGGTCCAGAACGGAGGCGGTGCCCTGGTCCCTCCGGCCGGTTACTGGAGGGAGTTACGCCGCATCTGCGACCGTTACGGGGTGCTGCTGGTCGCCGACGAGGTGATCTGCGGGTTCGGACGGCTCGGCGCCTGGTTCGGATCGGAGGTCGTGGACGCAGAGCCCGACATGATCACCTTCGCCAAGGGCGCCACCTCGGGCTACGCGCCGATCGGCGGCGTCCTGGTCCGCCGGCCGCTGGTCGACAAGGTACTGGACTCGACCGCCGGGAGCTTCCTGCACGGCGCCACCTGGGGAGGCCATCCGGTGGTCATGGCTGCCGCCGTCGCCAACATCACCGCCATGCGGGAAGAGAGGGTGATCGAGAACGTCGCCCGCAATGCGCCGCTGTTCGAAGCGCGCCTCCACGACCTCGCGGAGGCCCACGACCAGGTGTTGGATGTCCGGGGTACCGGCTACCTTTACGCGCTTGCTCTCGGGCATAGCCGCAAGGAAGGACGGGATTACTCCGAAGAGGAGACAAAGCGGGCCGTGTACGAGGCTCTCCCCAAGTTGGCCCTTGAAGCCGGCCTGCACCTCCGGGTCGACGACCGGGGCGGCGCCAAGATCATGCTCTCTCCCCCGCTGGTGGCCACCACCACCGAGCTGGACGAGATGATCGCCGGCGTGTCGCAGGTCCTGGTCCAGCTCGCCGCCACCATCTAA